The genomic stretch TTCAGTAGTTCAACCAGAAGAACAGTTTTTGGGCTTGAACAAGGCTGCCTTTTGACCAACCAGAAAGAGGTAAGTGAAGAGATatatttgggatttattttttttgaaaCTCTTAGAAGTTTAGCTAAAGTGTGGTCCAGATTTCTCTGTGAGACTTATTTTTTATGTTCCTAAATCTTAAAACAAGGCAAAGCTGAGGCTGgtgtgtctggtttttttttttttttcaaataatgcTGTTTACAGTATGAACATCAGGAGACAGAAGCAGCTGTTACAGTGAGATACAAGAACTTTTTGCATGCTTTGCTCATGTTTCTGTTATGGGCCTTTGCAGAGTGTAGCACACTCCCACTGAAGTGGGAAGCTTGGGGCTCTAGTGGTATCCAAATAGAGAATACAAAATGAGGCAGTGATAGTCAAAAGAAACTGTGCTCCTCCTGCATAATAAATGAAAACCAAACGTGCGTCAGTCAGTATGCAAGAAATGCCTTGTGAGTTAGACAGTAGCCCAGTGCTCTCTCTCCAAGAGCAGTGAACAAGGCAATGTTTAGTGGGTGTAGATGACCCTCACTGCTCTTCCATCAGTATCCACAATCAGGAGATAAAGGATGGCAAGAGTGTGAATTCCTGTTAACTTAGTGAGGCAAGAATTCTCTTTATAAAGGCTATGCTAACTCTTTCTCAATGGATTCTGTGCTCAGAAATCTTAGCTTTTGCTACAGACCCCAACACTTTAGCAGGGATCAAAACTTTATTCACTGGCTTGAAGCTTCCAGGATCCTCTCAAGCTCCCTTCAGATGGGAGCTGCATAATGCACCAGGGGACTGGAGGATTGTCTGCCTGGATTGGTAGGTGATATACCCTGACCTGCTTGTCTGCAACTTCATACTGTGTCTCTTCAGGGCTCTTGTGTGAACCCAGCAGTCTTGGTGACCTGCCTCACCTACTTGGCCTAATACTAGTCCACCTCCTCTGACTTGTTTACTACAAAGCATGTTTGATATTGGTAATAAGTAGCAGAATGACAGATGATGGGTATCAGCATATGACATAACCCTACCTGTCTATATGCTCCAAGAAACCCTTTTGTCCCcattgctgaagcagctgtgatATCATAatctaaagaaataaaacacatcATCAATAACAGTTTTAAAGAGGACTGTTCCACCATCATCAAAAGATCCATAGCCAGATGCATTATTGAGCATTTTCCAGATATGAAACTGCATGTGGTGTCTCTTGGAGCCACATAAGCAGAGGTGCCAAGGGCAACAGGTCCATGTTACTGGTGTCTCCAAGGAGCAGGGCAGTATTTGGAAGttggggtggagggagggaaaaatggaTGAAGAGCTAAATATGATAACtggggagaaagaggaaggcAATGTATATTGATTTACCTTCCTGTCCACATCGGCCTCTCCGCTTTAATAGTGCCTCTGTGACGAACTAATGGAGCTGGAAGATGGAAGCCACGTTTAGATGTGTTCAATGTCTCCTTTCCTTATTGCTAACCATGAAGGGGCTGTAACTGGCAGCTTGCTTTCAAATGTCTTTGTGGGCTGCCAATATTGCTTTAATTGAAAAgtagaatgaaaaaataataaatgtttCTTCCATGCTATGCTTTACATTGAGGTTTTTCAAATGAACCTACCAGAAGGAGATAAAGTATTTCAAATCTTGATTCTTGAAATCTGAGTTAAGGGGTATCAGCTTAACTGTCCATGCACTGAAGACAACCCTCTAGCTCTGGTTCTGAGTTCTATGGTGGTATCTCTTTGGCAGAATTGACAATGAATGTGCATAAGCAAAACAGCAAAAGTGCAGAACTGTGAAAGTACAAAGCTGTTTTCTTGTGGTTTCTTATAACTTGGAATATGTTGTCTTCCCTAAATACAGTTCATTTGGTGGTTTAGTACTTGCCTGAGTGAATGTGCTGGTGTGCATTGTTGACACCTGAATGTGCAGAACAACTCTGTCAATGAGAGGCTTGGGACCTGTCAGAAAACCTATTCTTAAgctagaaaacaaacaaacaaaaagttaCTACAAAAACGCAATGTGCTAGTACTTTGTCTGAGTTATATGTGGGAAAACATGCAACCATTTTATTGACAGTGTGAGGATCTCTTATGCATTCAAATTTATCTGTGTCTTAATACTGATGTCAGCTTACACAATTTAGAAGCTGAGTATCAaagtaatgaaataaaaacaaagaggtTTTAATGCTTATAATAGCTTCTTAGTAATGAGGCTTCAGGACAAAATCTGTGTTTGTAAACTGTCCTTTGCAACTATAAAGATTATGTGAAGCAAAGGAAAGATAGGTTTTCCCATAATGAAAAATCATGATTGCTCAGGCTTTATGACGAACAGATAAGAAGTGGCAAATGGCTTTACTCTTCTACTTCCTTTCAGTACTGCAGAAGGAATAGAATTTAGACTGATAAACTAGCTGGTTGTTTATGCTTCAATTCTTATTACCCATCTTTACAGATTGGCTGAAGtttttatttgaagaaaaatggAACCAGTAAGCTCATGTGTGTCTTTGGCAAAGATAATATTGTCATGCTATTTTGCAGTGTCACTTCTGAAAATGCAATCTCACTTAGTGTTATGTTGTTGCCTCACTTTCTCTAGGATGGGTTATAATCCACCAGCTGCCAATGCAGAATCCACATTAATTTTTTATGTCTATTAGGATAACAGATAAAAGCAAGTTAAAAACCAAATATGTTGACTTGCATGAAATGGAAAACAGCCAAATTAGTTTTTTTTCAGGCAGGTGGAAACAACCTAAAAGAACTGGGAGGCTAGATATCAGTATAATCCTATGAACAGTTTGTGAAGAATGattgtttcttttctgtattACAAGTTCAGGGAGCTTGCAGGAATGGTAAGAGATAGAtaaaaagggaaatggaaaaagaagagaggaaagcTCCTAAGGGTTTCAGGAACAGAGCTGGAGTCCAGCATCTGTCTTTCTGCCTAGATGGTGCCTGCAAGAAGGGCTGCCTGGGGGGAGAGGCTTAACTATCAGCATCAGAAGAGAAACAGAACCTGGAGTAAAGGGACTGCCAAGAGATGACATGAAAAGTGAGTGGACTGTGAAAAGCTGTTGATTCAGAAGTTCATTCCAGAAGTGGATAGGTATTAAATGAGAAAACACTACAACATGTTTCATCAGTTCTTATGAAGTCTTGGGTCTTAACTGAATAGGCAATGCTAAGTGGTCTGCAGCTGGCCTTACCCAGATGAGAGAATTTTAGAGAAAGAGTCGGTCCTGATAACTCGGCCATCCACATCCATTGAGAGGAAAGTTGGAGCCCATGGCttggaataaaaaataaaaaataaggttCAAAGTGCTAGTAAGGATTATaatggaattattttctttactaTGAAGGCACAATTCATTCTTCAAATGTGAATTCCAAGGAAAACATGGCAGTAACTTTCTGACAAGTAATTGTTTAGCCTAGCTTTCTGAGATGTGATTACAACATTCTGTGAAAGTCTTCAAGAAATCAGCTTTATTTTTTGAACTTGCTTAGCCCACTGTTTAGCATACAAGTGTTCAGTTTAATTATTGGTATGATGCCAtaagaagaagagagaaataatgatttttctGCCAAGATGTCTTTGTGGAGGTACTGCAATTTCTAAAATGGAGCCTTGTAGCTTTTTGCTTTGCcatattaaaaaatgaaatcagaaTATATGTCCAAATTGTGAAGATCTGAGTCCAGTATACTTTTTCCTTATCAAGAATTCTGTTTTTACACCTTCTCCCCTACCCTATCTAACAAAGCTTCACAATGCTATTCAATGAGTAAGTGAAGCAGTTTTATTGCCACCTTTCataaaaacatatttcaaaagagaaaatgctGACCTTTATCTTCTACCAATGTTATACTTCTTTTAAGACCTGTTCTGATTTCTGAAGTTAGGTACTTTTAAAGACTGAGCAACTGTAGATTCACGTATGAAATTTGCGGAAAATTTACACAAAGAAGGGTAGCTGCATATCCAGTATCACAATCTATGGTACCTGGGAGAACTCCCAGATTTGCCAAAAGGCAAGGGGATAAAAATGGGGTATAGTAGATGGGGAGTAGGTAGTCTTCTGCTGAATGAAAGAAGAGACAGGGAGAAAGGAATATTGAGAGGCTGCAAATTTCAAGTGCTGCTTCAGTGACATACTTGCTTTGCATTGAATGCAAAGTCTTCATCACTTTCTGATTACTGAAAAATTCTACCTCCTGTATGAGGCTTGAGAAACTTGAACCACTGATTAACAGGACATAAAATACCACAAAGGGGAAAATGACTGAACGGAGCACAGACTGTGAGGCCTACAAATGCCTTGGTAGCATGTGAAGAAGGGGCATGCAGGAAGGTCCAGGACTCAAACCTTAGTTCTCTCCTAAAACCTTAGTTTCTCTCCAGAAAATAAGGTGCCACTAAGGATTATGGAAGACAAATTACCTTTTCAAATTGAAGAAAGTAGTAAGGATCGTCTTCTATTATGAGAAAATCATATTTTCTTGCAAGCTAAAGGAATTAATAAAAAGTAACGAAATGAATAAAAGTTAGACACTGCAAATTcagtcaggtttttttttttttaaccagcacCATATTATGCTTCTATTGATTGGTCATTCATTATATAGAAGCCCCCATGATGAGAAACCTTCAAGTGCCCAATTCAGATATCAAAAGATTATACGAGTAATCCTGGTACCTGTAGTACAAGGACCCATGCACACAACTGAAGCTCTGCTCCACGTGGCATTCAAACTGTGCAGGCAATGTGCAGCAAATCCAGTTAGAAGCCCATGGCAAAGGTGCCAGCCACCAATGGGCTACCATTGAAAAACAGTTTATCTAAAGCATAGTTTCTCTGAAGAGTTGTCATGGAAGACATTCTGCTAGAAACAAGTTCTAGGAGAAATGTCTACTGGACTACTAATGGCCCCAAATACCAAACATGGGAAACCTTCAACTGAAACAAGACTGACATTTATCTATTGCCACCTCCAAGGTTCACAAGGTCACAGCTCCATACCTGGTAAATCTCCTTCTTGCGCTCTGTAGTCAGTGAGTTGCCAGTTGGGTTGCATCCATTTGGAATAGTatacaggaatttggggaggtgatgGCTACAATTTTTCACATCCTCTGGGCTCCAAGCAGACagaatttcttttaaagctTTTGGAATAATGCCATGCTGGTCACTAGGAATATTAATTATATTACAACCCAAGGGTCGCAGCTGTTGATAGAAGGAACAAGACTGTCATAATTGTGCAATTCAAAGGTCTTCCTTTTGTCATTGGCACTGTAAAATTTCATCctttctttttgattttatAGATATCTCAAGCTCCATTTGCTCATGAGTCAACTAAAAGTTTGCCTGAATTTGCTGTAAGGCTTGTCAAACTTACCACATTACTCTTTATTTGTCCTACTAAGCCAACTGAGAAGAAACAGGTATCTCCTATGTTCAATTGCCGCTCTTCTCCAGGAAATCAGATTTGgtttttcaagcagaaagagATTTTGTAAACTTGAACCGTTCTCTCAGGACTCCTCATGCTCTCACCACAGACAGTTAAGGTCACAGCACCTTTGTTTCCTACTGACAATTTACACTCTACTTCAGTGGAAATACCAGAGCTTTAAGCTACTCTTCATTGACAAAGGGCAAAGAATCTGTTCTCTATAGATATATTCAGCAGTACAAAGGAGAATGAAATGATGCTACTGCAGTGACACGTTGACAGCTGTATGAAAAAATATAGGTAAAATACCAGTGAAAAAGCTTGCTGTCTCTCCTCTGTGGAATTTCAATTTGTATGATGTAGTGCTCTGCATTTTTAAGTAAAACTGCAAGCTGCTGCATTGTCAAAATACATTCCTAAAAAACTACAGCTGATTAGACTATATATTCAAATTTAGGACAGCAAACAATAACAATTAATTTTGATGCAAGGGGGGACAACTGAATTTGTAGTGTATTTATTCTAACCCTTCTTGCAGCTCTTATGCATTTTGAGCTGGCATTTAATTTTATACTGATTAAGCTTCTTTTCAGAAGtaaactttgctgcttttgcaTAGTTCTCACTAATTCATATCTTCATACTCATACATGGATGTTTCAGGCCTATTCCAATATTATGCTATTTATAGCTATTGTATAATCTGACCATTGAAATACTTCAGGTATAATACACACCCACTTGTTATAAATTTAATTCAACCAAACTAGGTCCTGATGGCTTTCTTTCCAGTCCTATATGTGATCTTAGCCCTTGAATGAACTAGCATTTGGAAGAGGACCTTCGAATAGCTTTTACAGAACTTATAGTAGAAAACCTTCTATGAGTTAATATTTATGAACTTAGCTGGTTGGACACTAAAATATTCAGTCTTAGGTATGTTTTTATGGCAAATACAGACAGTGTTTATATGACTGCAGATCAGGCACTAAACTATTATATTAGTTCAAATATAATATTCACAATGTTTTGTAGCTAAAGAATACTTACAGCTGCTAGTGTCCCAGAGTATGTGGGTGCATCCAAAAGGATGTTGTCTCCAGGATTAATGAGCATTTCGAACACCTGCAAAAGAAAAGATTCTGTTTCAAAGATGGTTCAATTTTTGTACATGTGCTTTATACTTTTGACTTCTTAGTGGGATTAAAAAATCTTGATTAGATACTAGTAATTCCCTAACCATATTATTTTCCTGTCTGTCAGAAAGGCAATGAACAGATGAAAAATCTGCTTTAGAGCCAAATTAAGACAGGTTATCAACTAGAGAATACCAACTTGACATGGAAAGACAGTGCTCTGAAGCACTCTTTCTCCTGTATAAGTTACAGAAAGAATCAACTAAACAGCAGTGAGAGTGGACTAGAAAGGATAACTATTTCAGCAagtaaaaccccccaaaaaatcaggaagtaagaaaaagaagaaacatattTAGAACAGAGTTATGGTAAAGCATCTATGCACTTATTATTGCACTACTTGAGTAACATGAAATGTTACCTTATAGCATATTTTCTAcacaaatttttttaattatccaAACTTTCATGCAGTCCTGACAGTCTAGAATGCCACtccaattttatttcatttcccttGCATTGGCAGTACTGTCAGACATGCATTTAATGAAGTACCCTGCCTATAGTTATAGAGGGCACTTAATGCTGACTACAGCTGAACTGATGGGagaataaacatctctctgaatgAAATGCTTCTGACATATGAACCTTTTGGTCTTACTTTACACAAGCCTTCCTGGCTGCCGGTTGTGACACACACTTCCATCTGTCCTTGCTCAGGACTGTAATTGGCTGTGGGGGGATCATGGAGGGTCCGCTGGAAATCTTTTAGCCAAGACAACAGCTCTGGAATCCTGAAACATGAATAAGAAGGCATATCTAACACCTTATATAGGCCAAAGCTAGGCTGTTCCTCTAAATCCCTGCCAAGTCTAGCATGCAGTCCTGAGTCTGATTTCAACTGTCACACAGATACACTGTGCACTGATAGCAATTGCTATGACTGCTTTATCAAATTAAGAAAATGAGATGGGCATCTGTGGTCCCTACACCAAATTATCATAGTGAAATCTGGGCAGAAATTATTTGCTAAGGATGAAACAGGGTGGAAGCTGAACAATACCCACTCCTAGAAGTGATCCTTCTGTACTCGAATGTGGCACTGTGACAAAGCTCTTAATGCTGCTAGAAACTGGCTGCAGATTACAAGGATTttgaaaacacattttccaAGAAATATCTTAAGATCTTGTAGGGTGTTCATAAATGGCTGGGTTCATTTAAATATTAAGAAAAGTCTTAGCTGATGCCTCGTGTGTCTCTGTAGGTACCCAAGTATTTTTGCAAacctgtccccccccccacctgaATCAGTGCTGTCTGCTTGAGGAGTTTACATGAGCACCAAAGTAATGTAATGACATGCAATTTTTGTACCAAAAATGACAATTCTATAAATACCTCCACTCAACTATCACCAGTACATACTGACTTTAGTACGTAGtgccaaaagaaaagaaatactcCAAAATGTAGAAACTATGTATTGCAATTCACTATCTCCTAAATACTATCTGTTTTGGGAGTCTGGATTCTCAAATACTAACAGCTAGGAAATGCTCTACTAGGATTAGGGTTTTAGGTGATTTAAGTGATTTTTTCCACTTGAACTGAAATGTAAATAGTGAGGCAAATTGAAAAAAACACGGGTTTTGGAAAGAACCTATTGTTTGAAAAATGGGCTTTATGAACAGGTTTTAAAAACACAGGTGACTTAATGCAATAATAAAGGATATTATGATCCTTAGCTTCTGGTATCTTGAATTGCAAGCAGCTGTGACAAGATACCCTGCTGAGGCTGAGTACTGGAGAGCCCTCTTCATCAGATCTTCCCCAATCTCAATAGGAGTTCCATGTCCAATGTCAACAGTTGCCCTCTTAAATGGAAAAACATTAGGATTTGGTGCCCCTCCAGCCAGAGAGATGAGAGATGGAGGAGACTTCTGCATCAATTCGGCTAGAGTAAAAGGAAAACACCTTGGTTACAATTTGATTATTACAATGGTGATCATATCCTTTAATCAGTATTTAATAACAGCCCAGAGAACTTGTTCTATTTTTCAATTTACTTGTTTAACTATCATGAACTCAAATGGATAATTTTTCTTAAACTCACCTTTCTGCTTGGATTAAATAGGGAGGGAGATGCTGTTAGCACagactaaaaaaataattttaagttaaaaaatttgtaatttattttgaaacaatCTGAACAGTTCTACTATTATAAAAACTTCAGTGACTGATGTCTTTTGAGCTTCAAGAATTTAAAATCTTAATGATCTTCTGTTTAGACTGACTTGAAatgatttgctttgttttttttctgtttttcatttggTCTCACTCAGCTGATCTGGCAGCTACACTGACAGATGATCATAGCTTTTCTATAAGGGAACAGAAATGTTTCTGGTAGCCTAGTTTTAGTGGCAGAGACACTTTGTAAGTAATTTGCTATGAAGAAAATCTTAATTCCTGCTTTTAAGTCACAGTTTCACAATCATTCAGATCCAATCTATGCAGTGCAGACTGGACCTTAATCCAGCAAGGGCACTTGATTGCATTAAATCTAAGAACTCACAATATTGGCATTCATGCTGGCTTGACAGTTTTACATCATTTTACATCAGATGAGAGGACAGATGATACCAGGTCTGGCTTAAAAAGCAGCCTGTTATTGAGTGTATTTTCTACTAGTTATTAGCAGACTTGAACATGGGGAGTTAATTCTTATCAGCTATTTCACCAGTTTGGTTTATGCCTGTGACTTTTGGCCTGGTAAAGAGAGATTTACTTTGTCATCAAAACTGCAGGCTCAATATGTCTTTCTGCAGGACCTGTGCTACTTAATACTTTTGTTATGATGCATATCAATGTATCACTTGAAAAAGAGACTGCCTAGAGTGAATTACTTGACTTAGCTGTACCTGTATGAAACATTTTAAGCAGAACAGCAAATGCCAACCCCTTACCACGAGGGGAAATTGACCACTGAAGGCTTAACTAGTGATGTATGTTTCATGCTCGGATTCTGTCAGGTCTCTGTGGGTTGCAACTGAGTAAACAAGTAGGCAGTTAAGCTCTTCTATCTGTCACATGGAAGACAATGTAATGTGGTTGCCTAAAGATAGATGAATATGGAAAAGGAAAGTGTAGTACtgagggggtgggggtggtgaggcatTTATGGACACGAACAGGATACAGGAAAATGAGGTGGAAAGAAACATGCTGGGACTTTCAAGTCATTAGCAGTTGCTTGTTCCTGGACACACAGCATAAACTCAGTTGCAAACTGTGCCAAAAGCCTTGGTTCAGAGACAGTAGCAGAGACTTTTCAGTCACTTGTTAAAGTGATAATACTAATTCGTCTGTCTGGATGGGTTTCTGAAATGGTTCAAGGCtattcactttatttttctttataccTGCTTGGCATCTTCACTTGACAAAAGTCAAGCTATCTGGCCTTGCTTGTCAGCTTACAGCATGGTTTTCTTTCAAACCTTTTCAAGTCTTAAGCCATGATATCCCAGCACAAACCAGAACACAGAATGATGCTTTCAGAGCAACTGGGAAGAAGGGACATGTACTCACTCAGGAGTCTTATTGGAGATGCTTTTCTTGCTCCACTCACAGTGGTGATGAACCTAGAGTAATTCATATCTATGGAGAAAGAGTAATTAGTTGGGCATGAAGCTAGAAGAGGGAATAAGAACTGCAGTGTGCTTTTGGTATGTGCATCTCCCACAAGTAATGCTTTTGATCTGGGTAATTTGTGGTATGCCAGTGAACAGGAAAAagccctttccccctccctttaCTGTCAGCTCTGGACTTTTAAAGGCAAATTAGAAATCTGAAGATTTGATGGCTCTTAAACAACCATCAgctcttttttatttaatgagaATCCAGCTTTATTTAGCTGTATTAAGCACTGCATTTGAAGTGCTTTTAGGACTGCGAGCTATCATTATGAGTCAAAACACTTGTCAAGTTagaggttttgtgttttttttttttttttttttttttttttttggtggtttttttttttttttttttttggaaaggatAATTAAGATAGTCTTTCAAATGTATCTGAGGAgtgctttctctccttttccctggtGCCCATAGAGACTTAGTGGATAGTGAACTAGAGTCAGGCAGGAAGCCCGAAGGCCTGGAAGGGCCACAAGAAAGCAATCTCCTTCGAAGGTAAGGAAAGCACAGAAATGAAGTCGAAGGGCAAAGAGCAACCACAGCCACACGCATGTGCCGGCAGTTACTAGGATCGATCTCCCGAGCAAGGCCGCTTTGAAAAAAACATCTCGTGCTTTCTAAAAATACCTTCCTTAACTTCGCTCCCCCTCCAGCCCGGCACAGGCGCGGTGCTGGCTGTACGTAAGggcgggctggagctgtgttttAAGGGACAGCTGAGCAGCGCTTCGCTGTCCTTCCCGAGGCGATTCCGAGACACccccctgctgcccacccccagccccccgagGGGGCACAGAGCCCTCAGGGCCATCCCGAGCTCACGACCGGCGCCGTCCCGCTGTCCTGTGGGttcggcggcggccgcgggcacCTACCGGCGGAGGGCGCGGAGCCGGCGGGCGGGCAGGGCGGGCAGGGGCGGCCCCGCTGTGGGCATGTGCCGGGCGCTGAGGGGACGCGGGGCTCTGGCCGGCGCTGCCGCCTGCGCGCTGCGGGCAGCTCGGCAGCGAGCGGCGGCGCGGGCCCGGAAGCGATCCTGTGCGGGTCCGTGCGAAAGCCCTAAAACGAGCGGCTCCCTCAGCGGTTCCGGCTGTGTAGTGCCCGCGAAGCGAGGGCTGGAGCCCGATATTGCGGGGAGAGGCGGGGAAGCGAGGCAGGGGGCCCCGCCGGGGGCTGGGCAGCCCCGGGTGCGGCCAGGGCCCTCTCGGCAGCGGCGGGGCGAAGCAGGGGCTGGTGGTGGGGAAAATGgaggagaatcacagaatggtttggcttggaagggacctgcaagacgatctagttccaacccccttgccacgggcagggacacctttccctAGACCGGGTTGCTCAGTTCCATTCAACTTGGCattgaacactttcaggaatgggacatccacaacttctctgggaaacctgtggcAGTGTCTCATCATCCTCACAGTTAAGAATTTTTCCCTtctatccaacctaaacctcctttTTCTCAATTTGAAGCCGTTCCTCCTTGGCacttgtaaaaagtctctctccagctctgttGTAGCTCCCTttgggtactggaaggtgctctaaggtctcGCTGGagtcttcaggctgaacaaccccagctctctccaaCTGTTCAtggaagaggtgctccagcctccACTCGCTCCAACGGGtcaatgtctttcctgtgctggcagcagtctggGCGGGAGGTCTCATAAGAATGGAGTAGAAGGGCAGAATCACCTCAGTGGTAATGGTTCCACACTTTAATGAACTTTATGATGTTTCCACTAAAGGTTTTGCTCATATAAGGAAGCAGTATTTTATCTAAAATTTGAAGTGTGCCATCTGtaagtaattttttccccccacagatGAATAGGATCAGTGGAAGGAAAAGCACGATGGTGGTGTGACATGTCCCTCCTTGCTGGGTGTTACACGCTGTTGCTTGTGCAACAAATGTAACTGGTGGagtagctgctgctgcttagaAAGGTGCAGAGAGAGACACAGTGTCATTTTCTATTCATGGCTTTGGACTTCAGCACTCTGGGGTTGCCACGGCTCTTGGTCCTGAGTGCAAAACGCTAGAAAGGGGTCTAGGTGTAAAGTAGTCTGAAAAAACCAGTACAAGAACATGCCATATCAGCTGTGCTTTGCAGCATATATATCTTTGTGGTTAACTTGGAGACAGGAGAGTAAAAATACTGGATGGGATGAGCACTGGAACATTTCTAGGCCTTAATTCAGGAGATCACCAGGCTTTACAGTGCCCCATGCTCAAAGCATGTTTTAATTGGAACCTTCCGAAACTTGCTGAAGGCAAAGCTGAGGTATGAGAGTAAAATGTCTCTAGAAAAAAAGATGAGGTGCCTGAACAAGAtacctttttcttctccccccCTTCTTTAATTTGGGTCACTTTATGCAGTATTTGGATCTGCTGAAAGGCTTCATAATTAGATGGAGTATGTTGAAATAGAAATGGAGTTCCTATCAAGTTTGGGATGCAGTCAGGAAGGATTACTTAGTTGGTGCATGAATGCTCttacactgaaaataaaattttattaataGCTTTAATGATCTGAATAATTTATAATTTAGGTAATTGCCTTCTAATTGTGTGAtctacagagaaaaataaaagatgggTATATAAATGTGAAATAGCAAGTGAAGAGATACTGAACTTCTGTGGGGTTCTGGCTGTGAAAGACTGATTGAATATGAACTGCTTTTTGTGTAattctgttttttcattttctggctGTCAGTGTTGCAGTTTGTGACACAGACCAAAGCCCAGAGAAGTCAAGGGACGGTTTTCAATTTTCCATTGATTTTTGTGGGCTTTGTCTGGTCTCTTAGCCAATTATGGTGTCATCCTattgaaacaaattaaaaaaaaaataattagtgtACAATTGTTTGGATGCTTATCCCAGCTGGATTCATCTGGCAGTTCTCTGCATCACTGTTTATATTCCTTAGCAACCAGAAGTCGAATGCTCTGTTTTACTACTGTGTAAGAAGTTCTGTCTTTGCTGTCTTTGTTTATTACTTGCACACTTAGAACAATAATGATTTGGTGCAAGCCTTGCATAATTCATGAAGCATTGGTAAGGTCTACGTGTGGTTGTTGTTAATGTCTCCTGTCATCTGAAACTG from Aphelocoma coerulescens isolate FSJ_1873_10779 chromosome 4, UR_Acoe_1.0, whole genome shotgun sequence encodes the following:
- the AADAT gene encoding kynurenine/alpha-aminoadipate aminotransferase, mitochondrial, with translation MNYSRFITTVSGARKASPIRLLTELMQKSPPSLISLAGGAPNPNVFPFKRATVDIGHGTPIEIGEDLMKRALQYSASAGIPELLSWLKDFQRTLHDPPTANYSPEQGQMEVCVTTGSQEGLCKVFEMLINPGDNILLDAPTYSGTLAALRPLGCNIINIPSDQHGIIPKALKEILSAWSPEDVKNCSHHLPKFLYTIPNGCNPTGNSLTTERKKEIYQLARKYDFLIIEDDPYYFLQFEKPWAPTFLSMDVDGRVIRTDSFSKILSSGLRIGFLTGPKPLIDRVVLHIQVSTMHTSTFTQIMISQLLQQWGQKGFLEHIDRVVDFYRIQRDAMLTAADKWLKDLAEWYPPAAGMFLWIKIKGISDTQQLIMEKALKKEVLLVPGGAFNIDSSEPSSYVRASFSLSSPAQMELAFKRLADLIKESL